ATCATCTTCAAACTTAATTGTTACATTCTTTGGAACATCTTTAATCTCTTTAATATAATCTCCTGTAAAACATAGAGAAATAAAACATTCGGAAACTAAATTAGATAAAAAAGACGTATCAAACTCTTTAATTTCATTCGCCTCAAAAATTAAATACTCAAGATTTATGAGATGATCTAAATTCTCAACTTTGGTGATCTTATTTTCATTTAAATTTAGTTCTCTTAAGTTTTTCAGATTATCCAATCCTTTGATTTTTGAAATTTCATTATAACTTAAGTCTAATACTTCTAAATTTTTCAAGCTATCTAATCCTTCAATTTCTTCTACATGAGTAGCCGAAATAAAAAGTTGTTTGAGATTGTGTAAGGTATCCAAACCTTCAATTTTGCCTACCCTACTTCCATTTATTCTCAATTCTTCCAAATAGGGAAAACGCTCCAGATCAGTTATTCTTTTAATATTAGTTTCTCCAATATTTAAAGAGCGGATATTTTCATTAACATTTATCTTTTTTATATGATCAATTTCAGTCAGGCTGACATCTAACCGCTGTAAGAACTTTAAATGTTCCAAACCATTTACTTCTAGATACGGATTGCAACTAATATATAATATTTCCAGATTAATTAAATCACCCAACAAAGAAGTGTCTTTAAGTTTAGTTGCTCCCAAATCCAGATTTTTCAAACTTTTTAAATCTCCTAAATACCTAAATGATTTTTCCGGTAATTTATTACCGGTTAAATCTAATGTTTCTAACCGTGAAAAAGCATTTAAGGGACGTAACATTTTCACATTGCAGTATGGAAGAGCTAATTTAACAAGACTGTCCGCTATTGGTAATAATATACCAATATCCTTTAAATCAACCTCATTTAAATATAATGTTCTAATATTCCCATCTTTATCCATCTCATAATAATTTTCCCAGATATGTTCGTTGGAATGTATAATTTGAGTATTAAACTCTTTTTCAAGTTTTTTTATAAAATCTGTCATGGTTTTAATTTCTATCTTTTTTTAATCTTCAAATCATTGATAATTATGAACTTGCAACAATTTTTGAAACAAAATTCACATACTCTTTACGCTACATTTTTAGATTTATTATAGACATTAGGTTTTGATACTCTTTTATGGTTAACTTTCTTAAAGTTGAATACTCGAGTGTACGGATAATCAGAAAACTTTCAATCTATGCTATTATTTTTAAGATATTAGAAGCTCATATTTTAAGGAATAGATATTTTGCCTTATCTCTTTTAAGTAGTGTCCTAATCCCCAACCTCCTATTGTATGTAATATATTAAATCTAAAATGTATTTCCAATATAAAATAATAAAATTCTTGCCTTGATTTTTCAATAACAAAATCCTCTGCACTTATCATTATATA
This genomic window from Chryseobacterium sp. MEBOG06 contains:
- a CDS encoding leucine-rich repeat domain-containing protein, yielding MTDFIKKLEKEFNTQIIHSNEHIWENYYEMDKDGNIRTLYLNEVDLKDIGILLPIADSLVKLALPYCNVKMLRPLNAFSRLETLDLTGNKLPEKSFRYLGDLKSLKNLDLGATKLKDTSLLGDLINLEILYISCNPYLEVNGLEHLKFLQRLDVSLTEIDHIKKINVNENIRSLNIGETNIKRITDLERFPYLEELRINGSRVGKIEGLDTLHNLKQLFISATHVEEIEGLDSLKNLEVLDLSYNEISKIKGLDNLKNLRELNLNENKITKVENLDHLINLEYLIFEANEIKEFDTSFLSNLVSECFISLCFTGDYIKEIKDVPKNVTIKFEDDHFVPRTLYRSKKLFR